From the genome of Bos indicus x Bos taurus breed Angus x Brahman F1 hybrid chromosome 14, Bos_hybrid_MaternalHap_v2.0, whole genome shotgun sequence, one region includes:
- the TP53INP1 gene encoding tumor protein p53-inducible nuclear protein 1 isoform X1, translated as MFQRLNKMFVGEVNTSSNQEPEFSEKEDDEWILVDFIDTCTGFSAAEDEEEEDISEESPPERPSVFSCLPASLECLADTSDSCFLQFESCPMEESWFITPPPCFTAGGLTTIKVETSPMENLLIEHPSMSVYAVHEPCPSLSEAHCGTEEFHNPGSPRVEAENEMGQHIHCYVAALAAHTAFLEQPKSFRPSQWIKEHSERQSLNRNSLRRQNLTRDCHSRQVKHSGWAVHQPCPRQYNY; from the exons ATGTTCCAGAGATTGAATAAAATGTTTGTGGGTGAAGTCAATACTTCTTCAAACCAAGAACCAGAATTTAGTGAGAAAGAAGATGATGAGTGGATTCTTGTTGACTTCATAG ACACTTGCACGGGTTTctcagcagcagaggatgaagaggaagaagacatCAGTGAAGAGTCACCTCCCGAGCGCCCTTCAGTCTTTTCCTGTCTCCCTGCATCTCTCGAGTGCTTGGCTGACACGAGTGACTCCTGCTTCCTCCAGTTTGAGTCCTGTCCAATGGAGGAGAGCTGGTTTATCACCCCTCCCCCATGTTTTACTGCAGGTGGATTAACCACTATCAAGGTGGAGACCAGTCCTATGGAAAACCTTCTCATTGAACACCCCAGCATGTCCGTCTATGCTGTGCATGagccctgccccagcctcagCGAGGCCCACTGTGGGACTGAGGAATTTCATAACCCAGGCAGTCCCAG agtGGAAGCCGAGAATGAAATGGGGCAGCACATTCATTGCTATGTTGCAGCTCTCGCTGCTCATACAGCTTTTCTGGAACAACCCAAGAGCTTTCGCCCTTCCCAGTGGATTAAAGAACACAGTGAAAGACAGTCTCTGAACAGAAATAGCCTTCGTCGCCAAAATCTTACCAGAGATTGCCACTCTCGGCAAGTCAAGCACAGCGGCTGGGCTGTCCATCAGCCCTGCCCACGTCAGTACAATTACTAA
- the TP53INP1 gene encoding tumor protein p53-inducible nuclear protein 1 isoform X2: protein MFQRLNKMFVGEVNTSSNQEPEFSEKEDDEWILVDFIDTCTGFSAAEDEEEEDISEESPPERPSVFSCLPASLECLADTSDSCFLQFESCPMEESWFITPPPCFTAGGLTTIKVETSPMENLLIEHPSMSVYAVHEPCPSLSEAHCGTEEFHNPGSPRARKSCL from the exons ATGTTCCAGAGATTGAATAAAATGTTTGTGGGTGAAGTCAATACTTCTTCAAACCAAGAACCAGAATTTAGTGAGAAAGAAGATGATGAGTGGATTCTTGTTGACTTCATAG ACACTTGCACGGGTTTctcagcagcagaggatgaagaggaagaagacatCAGTGAAGAGTCACCTCCCGAGCGCCCTTCAGTCTTTTCCTGTCTCCCTGCATCTCTCGAGTGCTTGGCTGACACGAGTGACTCCTGCTTCCTCCAGTTTGAGTCCTGTCCAATGGAGGAGAGCTGGTTTATCACCCCTCCCCCATGTTTTACTGCAGGTGGATTAACCACTATCAAGGTGGAGACCAGTCCTATGGAAAACCTTCTCATTGAACACCCCAGCATGTCCGTCTATGCTGTGCATGagccctgccccagcctcagCGAGGCCCACTGTGGGACTGAGGAATTTCATAACCCAGGCAGTCCCAG GGCCAGGAAAAGCTGCTTATAA